Within Micromonospora narathiwatensis, the genomic segment GGGTCGGTGGGCAGGATGAGCGGGCCGGCGGTGGCAGGAAGGAGAGGATCGGCATGGGTACGGATGCGCGGCACCAGCGGCCCGTCGGGAACCCGGCGGCGGGCGTGGTGCACCGGCTGTCGCTGCGGCACGAGACCCTCGCGACCGTCGAGTCCCTCACCGGCGGGCTGCTCTCCGCCTCGATCGTGGAGATCGCCGGGGTGAGCGGCGTCTACCGGGGCGGCCTGGTGGTCTACGCCACCGAGCTCAAGTCGCAGCTCGCCGGCGTACCGGAGGATCTGCTGGCGGAGCGCGGGCCGGTCGACCCGGACGTGGCCGTCGCGCTCGCCGAGGGCGGACGCCGCCGCTGCGGCGCCGACTGGGGCCTGGCCACCACCGGGGTGGCCGGGCCGGAACCGCAGGACGGCAAGCCGGTCGGCCTGGTGTACGTCGCGGTGGCCGGTCCCGGCGGCACCCGGGTACGCCGGCTCGACCTCGACGGTGGCCGCGACCACATCCGGTCGGCCGCGGTGATCGAGGCGCTGCGGCTGCTGGCCGACCGGATCCACGCCGCCGGAACGGGCGACGAGACAGACGACGGGGCGGACACCCAGCCGGGCGACGGGACGGGCGACGCCGACCGGGCCGGAGCTGGCCGGCGGTGAGCCCCACCACGACGCGCCCGACCGCGGGCCCGCCCGGGAACGGCCGTCCGGCCTGCCGCCCGGATGGATCCGGGCAATTGGAGAGGCGGGGCGGGATGTCGCGCGGGCGGCCAACGGGTACGGTTGCGGGAAGGCTCCGACGGACGGCATCGGTGCCGGAGCGGTCCGCCGCGTCCGGCGCGGCACGGCCGGCCGGGCCCGGAGCAGGTGGTCCCGTCAGGAGGAGGTGCGATGGTCCTGCTACGCCGGGTGATCGGTGACGCACTACGGGCGCGCCGGCAGGGGCAGCACCGCACCCTTCGCGAGGTCTCCTCCGCCGCCAACGTGAGCCTCGGCTACCTCTCCGAGATCGAGCGCGGCCAGAAGGAGCCCTCCAGCGAGCTGCTGGCGGCGATCTGCGACGCGCTCGGTGCCCGTCTCTCCGAGCTGCTCCGCGAGGTCAGCGACACCGTCGCGTTGGCCGAGCAGCTGCCGGGGGTGCTGGTTCCGGTGGCCGACCAGCCGGTCGAGTCGTCGCCGGTGGCCGCGCCGGCCGTCCGCAAGGCGACCAACCGGGCGGTTCGCCAGGTGTCCTCCGACGGGTCGGTGGCCGTCCAGGTCCGCCAGGACTCGCCGCTCAAGGCGACGCTGCGCAGCACCCGGGTCCGCCCCGCGGACCGGGACGTGGTCTGCGCCGCCTGACTCCGCGCGGTCACGCCGTGGCTCCGGTGGCATCCGCCGCGTACTGTTGATCAGGGTCGTCCGGGTGCCGGGCTGGCGTACGCCTGGAACGATGGAGGCACACCGCGTGGCCCGCCGGTCGACCCGCCCGGCGCGGGCGAGGCGGCGCAGCGACGCTAGTGAGGGGACAAGGCGGAGATGGCGAACCCGTTCGTCAAGGGTTGGAAATACCTGATGGCGCTCTTCGGCTCGAAGATCGACGAGCATGCCGACCCGAAGGTGCAGATCCAGCAGGCCATCGAGGAGGCCCAGCGGCAGCACCAGGCGCTGGTCCAGCAGGCGGCCGCGGTGATCGGCAACCAGCGCCAGCTGGAGATGAAGCTGTCCCGGCAGATGTCCGAGGTCGAGCAGCTCCAGGCGAACGCCCGGCAGGCCCTGGTGCTGGCCGACCAGACCCGGGCCCGCGGCGACGAGTCCGAGGCCGGTCGGTACGAGCAGTCGGCGCAGCTCCTCGCCACCCAGCTGGTCTCCGCCGAGCAGGCCGCCGAGGACCTGAAGACGCTGCACGACCAGGCGCTCGCGGCGGCCGCCCAGGCCCGCAAGGCGGTCGAGAACAACTCCATGATCCTCCAGCAGAAGCTGGCCGAGCGCACCAAGCTGCTCAGCCAGCTCGAGCAGGCCAAGATGCAGGAGAGCGTGGCCCACTCGCTGGAATCCATGTCCGCGCTCACCGCCCCCGGCACCACCCCCTCGCTCGACGAGGTCCGGGACCGGATCGAGCGCCGGTACGCCACCGCGATGGGCCGGGCCGAGCTGGCCGGCAACTCCGTCGAGGGCCGGATGCTGGAGATCCAGAAGGCGACCCTCGACTCGGCCGGTTCGGCGAGACTGGAGCAGATCCGGTCGAGCATGGCCGGCGAGCGGCTCACCGGCCGGCAGGAGACCCCGGCGGTGGGGCAGACGCAGCCCGCCGCCGACCCGGCCGCCGCCGCCCGGCTGGACGAGATCCGCGCCAGCCTGAGCCGGGAGCGCGGCACCGGGGAGAGCGCCACCAGCTAGGGACGGGGGAGAGCGATGGCGGACGAACGGGCCCAATACTTCCGTCGACTGCGCCGGCTGCGGCGCTCCGCCCGCCGGTGGAGCGTCCTGGCCGGCGGGCTCGGCGGCGCCACGGCGGTGCTGACCCCGTACGCCGGGATCGGCCTGCCGGACGCGATCTGGGCCGGCGCCGCGGGCAGCGCGATCGCGGTCGCCGCCTGGCGCTGGGCCGACCTGCGGGCCCTCGCGGCCACGCCGGCGCCGCCGGCGCTCGACCCGGCCGAGGCCGCCGCCCGCTCGCGCGCCCGGCTGGTCGCCGCCGTCGAGCGGCTGCCCGTCGGGCCGGGCGTCCTGGCCGAGGTACGCCGGGTCCGGTCCCGCCTGGCGTTGCGCGGCACCACGGCCGCGCAGGCGTG encodes:
- a CDS encoding CinA family protein, translating into MGTDARHQRPVGNPAAGVVHRLSLRHETLATVESLTGGLLSASIVEIAGVSGVYRGGLVVYATELKSQLAGVPEDLLAERGPVDPDVAVALAEGGRRRCGADWGLATTGVAGPEPQDGKPVGLVYVAVAGPGGTRVRRLDLDGGRDHIRSAAVIEALRLLADRIHAAGTGDETDDGADTQPGDGTGDADRAGAGRR
- a CDS encoding helix-turn-helix domain-containing protein, with protein sequence MVLLRRVIGDALRARRQGQHRTLREVSSAANVSLGYLSEIERGQKEPSSELLAAICDALGARLSELLREVSDTVALAEQLPGVLVPVADQPVESSPVAAPAVRKATNRAVRQVSSDGSVAVQVRQDSPLKATLRSTRVRPADRDVVCAA
- a CDS encoding PspA/IM30 family protein; this translates as MANPFVKGWKYLMALFGSKIDEHADPKVQIQQAIEEAQRQHQALVQQAAAVIGNQRQLEMKLSRQMSEVEQLQANARQALVLADQTRARGDESEAGRYEQSAQLLATQLVSAEQAAEDLKTLHDQALAAAAQARKAVENNSMILQQKLAERTKLLSQLEQAKMQESVAHSLESMSALTAPGTTPSLDEVRDRIERRYATAMGRAELAGNSVEGRMLEIQKATLDSAGSARLEQIRSSMAGERLTGRQETPAVGQTQPAADPAAAARLDEIRASLSRERGTGESATS